The window GCCGCCGACGCCGGCCCGGAGGCTGCCGTCATCCTGCGCGACGACGTCCGCTTCGCCGTGGTGGTGGCGCTCCAGCACTTGCCCCCACGGCAGCGGGCCGCCCTCATCCTGCACGAGGTCCTCGACCGGCCGCTCGCCAGCGTCGCCCGCGCGCTCGGCACGAACCCCAGCGCCGCCAAGCAGCTCATCGTCCGCGCCCGGCGGGCCCTCGCGGCGGCGCGGGTCCACACCGACGTCGATGTGCCGGTCGATCGCGCGGTGGTCGACCGCCTGGTGCATGCGATCGAGACCCGCTCGGTCGAGGCCTTCACGGCGCTCCTCGCCGACGACGTCTGGGGCGTCACCGACGGCGGCGGCCGCGTGCGGGCGTCGACCAAGCCCGTCTTCGGCGCCCGCGCCGTTGCGCGTCTCTGGGCCGCCGCCAACCAGCGCCAGGTCCTGGCGGTCGCCGCCCGCGCCCGTGCGTTGAATGGCGAGCCCGCCGTGGTGGTCACGCTCCCGACCGCGGGCGACGCGGTGATGGCGTCGATCCACGTCGAGACACGTCGCGGCCGCATCGTGGCCCTGCGCGTCGTGCGCGACCCCGAGAAGCTCGCCAACCTGCAATTGATCGCCGCGGAGGCCGGATGACAATCGCCATCGGCGCGCTCGTCCTGGCGCTCCTCGAGCGCCTGGAGCGGCTCCGCTTCCGGGCGTCGCCGCTGTGGCGCGCGCACGCGGCGAGCGACGTGATCTACCTGCTGACGGGCTACGTGGCCGGCGGCTCGCTCGCCCTCGCCTACATCGTCGCGACCAGCCACTGGCTCGGGCGCATCGGCCTGCCGCGGCTGGCGGCGCCGCGCTGGGCGAGCGTGCCGCTGGCGCTCGTCGCGCTCGACCTGGGCAACTACGCGGCCCACTGGCTGCTGCATCGCGTGGACGCCCTCTGGGAGTTCCACAAGGCGCACCACTCGAGCCCGACGCTCGACTGGCTCGCGACCTTCCGCTCGCACCTCGTCGAGCAGACGCTCCGCCGGCTCGTCGCCCCTGCCCTGCTGATCGTCGCCGGTCTTCCGCCCGACGCGGTGGTCGTCGCGGCTTCCCTGTTCACCGCGTGGGCCATGCTCAATCACTCCAACCTCGCGCTCGACCTCGGGTTCCTCGAGCGCGTCCTGGTCACGCCGGCACTCCACCGCGTGCACCACGTCCCGCGCACGACGGAGCGGAACCTGGGCACCGTGTTCGTCTTCTGGGATGCGCTGCGCGGGACGCTCGTACGTACGGGACCCGCGCCGGACTGCGTCTTCGGCGTGCCGGGCGAGGCGGAAGCATATCCTCAGGGCTGGCTCGCGCAGCTCCTCGAGCCGGTGCGTCGAGTCAGCCGACTGGAACCGCGCCGTACGCGCGTGAACGGGGCCGAGGGCAGTCAACTTCTTGTCCCCGAAACCGCGTGGCTTGCGCGTCGCTCCATGGCCATCGCTGCACGCAGGCATGTTTCCTGCTCGGGCGGAGGGTGATGGAGTCAGACGACGCTCGCGAGTATGAAGCCGTCCTGCGCAACCGCGCGCAGAGTCTGTCGCTCCAGCGCGCAATTTCAGCGCATCGCTCCGCCCGCATCAGGGAGAGAAGCCGGCTCCTGCGTGCCCAAGCGACGGCCGCCCGCCGTTGTGCTCCGGAAACGGCGAACGGCGACTGAGCGTCGACGAGGTCAGCCGAGCGCGAAGCCGAGGACGCCCTCGAGCTCGGCGAGCGCGGCCGCGGGATCCGCGACCTTGATCGTCGTCATGCCGAGCGCGCGGGCGGCCTTCAGGTTCGCGCCGATGTCGTCGAGGAAGACCGCCTCCGCGGGGGCGACGCGGAGCGCCTCGCAGGCGCGCTGGAAGATACGGGGGTCGGGCTTCCGCAGCCCGATCGCCGCGGACTCGATGAAGACGTCGAAGTGCGGCCGCAGGACGCCCGTGCCCGCGTCCTCGGTGATCCAGTTGTTGGTGAGCGCGGCGGCCAACAGCCCGTGCGCCCGGATGCGGCGGATCGCCTCCAGCATCGCCGGCCGGGGCACGGTGGCGGCGGCGACCAGCTCCATCAACGCGCGCGCCGCGATGTGGCGGCCGGCCGCCTCGCAGTCGCGCTCGAAGGCCGGGTAGAACTCCTCGAGCGTGAGCTCGCCGCGCTCGAGCTGCGACCAGGCGCCGGCCTGGCCGGTCGCCACCACCACCCGGTTGATGAAGCCCGCCGGGATGGCATGTCTGCGCTCGTAGGCCGCGATCGCCTCGAGCGGCGAGCCGACGACGACACCGCCGAGGTCGAAGATGACGGCGCGATACGCCATCCCGCGACCTTAGCGGAACGCCGGCGGGGCTCGCCAGCTCCTGGCGTGTGGCCCGGCGGTGTGCGAGGCTCGGCTGGTGCACCGGCGCCGGCTGCTCGGGCTCCTCGAGTCGTACCTCGCGCGCTACCCCGAGGAGCAGGCACGCGTCGAGCGCATCCGCCGCTTCGTCGAGACGCACGCCGACTGCTTCGAGCGCACCTGCCGCGACGGGCACGTGACCGGCTCCGCCTGGATCCTCTCCGCCGACCATCGCCACGTCCTCCTCGTCCACCACCGAAAGCTCGGCCGCTGGCTCCAGCCGGGCGGCCACGCCGATGGCGAGCCCGACCCGCTGAGCGTCGCGTTGCGCGAGGCGCGCGAGGAGTCCGGCCTCGCCGAGCTCGCGGCGCTCGCCGAGGAGCCGCTCGACGTCGACGTCCATGCGATCCCGGCATGCGGGCACGAGCCGGCTCATCTGCACTACGACATCCGCTACCTCCTCGTCGCCGCGCCCGGACAGGAGCTCCGCCGGAGCGAGGAGTCGACCGCCCTCCAGTGGTTCGAGCGCCGCCGTCTGACGGCGCTCCTCACCGAGAAGAGCCTGCTCCGCATGGAGCGGAAGACGCGCGCGGCGTTGGCGGCGCGGCGCTAGACGAGGAGAGCCGCATGATCGAGTGGAGCGAGCAGCACGAGCTGATCCGCGAGACGTTCCGCCGCTTCGTCGAGGCCGAGATCAAGCCGAATCTCCGCGAGCTGGAGCACGGCGACACCCCGCCGTACGCGGTGCTTCGCAGGATGATGGCCACCTTCGGCATCGACCAGGTGGCGCGCGCCCGGTTCGAGCGGCAGATCGCGCGCGACAAGGCCGCGGCGGCCGGCGAGCCGCCTCCGGCCGAGCGCCCGGCGGGTCCCGAGGCGGCCGACGCGGCGGCCATGCAGCTGATCCCCGTGATCGAGCTCTGCCGCTACTGCCCGGGCATGGTGACCGCGCTAGGCGTGAGCGTCGGCCTCACGGCCGCCGCGATCATGGCCCGCGGGACCATCCGACAGAAGGAGCGCTGGGGGCTGCCCCTCCTCACCCTCGAGAAGATCGGCGCCTGGGCCATCACCGAGCCCGGATCCGGCTCCGACGCCTTCGGCGGCATGAAGTCGACGGCCCGGCGCGACGGCGACCGCGGCTACGTGCTGAACGGCAGCAAGACCTTCATCACCAACGGCCCCTATGCCGACACGATCGTCTTCATCTGCAAGCTCGACGAGGGCAACGACCCGCGGGAGCGCAAGGTCCTGAGCTTCATCCTCGACGGCGATCTTCCGGGCCTCACCCGCTCGAAACCGATGCGCAAGATGGGCCTCCACTCCTCGCCCACGGGCGAGCTCTTCCTCGAGGACGTGCGCGCCGGCCGCGAGCGGCTGCTCGGCGAGACGGAGGACGCTCCCGCACGCGCCGGCGCCAAGCACACCTTCTCGCAGGAGCGCGCGGGCGTGCCGGCGATGGCGCTCGGCATCGTGAGCCAGTGCCTCGACCTCTGCGTCGACTACGCGCGCACGCGCGTGCAGTTCGGCCGGCCGATCGGGGAGTTCCAGCTGATCCAGCTGAAGCTCGCCCGGATGGAGGTGGCGCGCATGAACCTCCAGAACATGATCTTCCGCCAGATCGAGATGGCGGGCGCCGGCAAGCGGATGACGCTCGCCGAGGCGTCGGCAGCCAAGCTCTACGCCGCGCAGGCCGCCATGGACGTGGCGCTCGAGGCCGTCCAGCTCTTCGGCGGCAACGGCTACATGGCCGAGTTCCAAGTGGAGCAGCTCTGCCGCGACGCCAAGGTGCTGCAGATCTATGCCGGCACGGATGAGATCCAGGTGTCGCAGATCGCGCGCAGCCTGCTGCGCGGCTGAGGCGGCGCGCTACGCCCTCCTGCCGAGGCTGAACGACGGTCGCGGCCCGGTTGGCGGCGCCTCGACCTCGACGGAGCCACCCTTCGCCAGCGCGGTGAGCGCCGCGCCGATCCGCCCCACCGGCAGGACGGCGTCGACGTGGTGATAGACGATCGCATTCCGCGGCATCGACGGGTGACGCGCCTCGGCGGGATCCTGGACGATCGAGATCCCGCCGGCTGCTTTGATCGCGATCAGCCCGCGCAGGCCGTCGTCACCGCCACCCGAGAGGAGCACGCCCACGACCCCGGGGCCATCCGCCGCCGCCGCTGAGCTGAAGAGCGGGTCGACGGCCGGCCGCGTGTGGTGCTCCTTCGGGCCCCGGTTGACGCGCACACGGCCGTCCTCCACGACCATGTGCATGTCGCGCGGCGCCAGGTAGATCCGCTGCGGCTGGAGCAACTCGCCGTCCACCGGCTCGACGACGGCGA of the Deltaproteobacteria bacterium genome contains:
- a CDS encoding sigma-70 family RNA polymerase sigma factor — encoded protein: MNARSPMPSRALLAAIERQRRRVWGLCYRMTGLRSEADDLSQEAIARAIEREPGLAHREGLEGWLFRIATTVCLDHLRRRQIERRATELADPLPTPELSAADAGPEAAVILRDDVRFAVVVALQHLPPRQRAALILHEVLDRPLASVARALGTNPSAAKQLIVRARRALAAARVHTDVDVPVDRAVVDRLVHAIETRSVEAFTALLADDVWGVTDGGGRVRASTKPVFGARAVARLWAAANQRQVLAVAARARALNGEPAVVVTLPTAGDAVMASIHVETRRGRIVALRVVRDPEKLANLQLIAAEAG
- a CDS encoding sterol desaturase family protein, coding for MTIAIGALVLALLERLERLRFRASPLWRAHAASDVIYLLTGYVAGGSLALAYIVATSHWLGRIGLPRLAAPRWASVPLALVALDLGNYAAHWLLHRVDALWEFHKAHHSSPTLDWLATFRSHLVEQTLRRLVAPALLIVAGLPPDAVVVAASLFTAWAMLNHSNLALDLGFLERVLVTPALHRVHHVPRTTERNLGTVFVFWDALRGTLVRTGPAPDCVFGVPGEAEAYPQGWLAQLLEPVRRVSRLEPRRTRVNGAEGSQLLVPETAWLARRSMAIAARRHVSCSGGG
- a CDS encoding HAD family phosphatase, yielding MAYRAVIFDLGGVVVGSPLEAIAAYERRHAIPAGFINRVVVATGQAGAWSQLERGELTLEEFYPAFERDCEAAGRHIAARALMELVAAATVPRPAMLEAIRRIRAHGLLAAALTNNWITEDAGTGVLRPHFDVFIESAAIGLRKPDPRIFQRACEALRVAPAEAVFLDDIGANLKAARALGMTTIKVADPAAALAELEGVLGFALG
- a CDS encoding NUDIX hydrolase; translation: MHRRRLLGLLESYLARYPEEQARVERIRRFVETHADCFERTCRDGHVTGSAWILSADHRHVLLVHHRKLGRWLQPGGHADGEPDPLSVALREAREESGLAELAALAEEPLDVDVHAIPACGHEPAHLHYDIRYLLVAAPGQELRRSEESTALQWFERRRLTALLTEKSLLRMERKTRAALAARR
- a CDS encoding acyl-CoA dehydrogenase; this translates as MIEWSEQHELIRETFRRFVEAEIKPNLRELEHGDTPPYAVLRRMMATFGIDQVARARFERQIARDKAAAAGEPPPAERPAGPEAADAAAMQLIPVIELCRYCPGMVTALGVSVGLTAAAIMARGTIRQKERWGLPLLTLEKIGAWAITEPGSGSDAFGGMKSTARRDGDRGYVLNGSKTFITNGPYADTIVFICKLDEGNDPRERKVLSFILDGDLPGLTRSKPMRKMGLHSSPTGELFLEDVRAGRERLLGETEDAPARAGAKHTFSQERAGVPAMALGIVSQCLDLCVDYARTRVQFGRPIGEFQLIQLKLARMEVARMNLQNMIFRQIEMAGAGKRMTLAEASAAKLYAAQAAMDVALEAVQLFGGNGYMAEFQVEQLCRDAKVLQIYAGTDEIQVSQIARSLLRG
- a CDS encoding chemotaxis protein CheB is translated as MLVNEERIRRDLVTIGASAGGVEGLCSLFSQLAADFPGAIAAVVHRSPLFGGDLAAVLGRTTALAVVEPVDGELLQPQRIYLAPRDMHMVVEDGRVRVNRGPKEHHTRPAVDPLFSSAAAADGPGVVGVLLSGGGDDGLRGLIAIKAAGGISIVQDPAEARHPSMPRNAIVYHHVDAVLPVGRIGAALTALAKGGSVEVEAPPTGPRPSFSLGRRA